A genomic window from Halorubrum trapanicum includes:
- the minD gene encoding cell division ATPase MinD: MATVYAVASAKGGVGKTTTTAALATILADSGADVVAIDADLGMANLAGAVGVTPGETTLHDVLAGEADPEAAVREGQSGLRVVPGATDLDAYAAADPSGLRRAIEAFDDADYVFVDAGAGLSHDSTMPLAIADETLLVSTPERSALGDTEKTRQLTERLGGTVAGAAITRVTDDADEVVTTLLDAPVLGRVPDDEAVARAAAANRPLLDAAPDAPATRAYRDLARALTGADVDGAGLDEPAADAATVAGARAGDIADSGAAEDGAADADEVVEETESDDEDEVEPDATQDDAVIVDDDEPADDDAPADDGDGDDRAEADERDGVERGDDEDIIVADPDATGVTEPGDGDDIIVASEDEAADADADDAGDEELDSDDGDGDETGLDDAVTTDTGDNAVTEDEATAGDEGGADDETDGDDEVDSDEDESAAEEEAGSGAIPDADETARESTDEDEPASDGAVDEGRAGEEPTAADDDIDDELAGSIPFRDDDSGTMNTVLSEEDGESEADADGEQAADDDSGANDGKTADEEESSADVDDEEPEKDGGFFSRLLGR, translated from the coding sequence ATGGCAACGGTGTATGCGGTCGCGTCGGCGAAGGGTGGCGTCGGGAAGACCACCACGACCGCCGCGCTGGCGACGATTCTGGCGGACTCGGGCGCCGACGTCGTCGCGATCGACGCCGACCTCGGCATGGCGAACCTCGCGGGCGCCGTCGGGGTGACCCCCGGCGAGACCACCCTCCACGACGTCCTCGCCGGCGAGGCGGACCCGGAGGCGGCGGTCCGCGAGGGGCAGTCCGGCCTCCGGGTCGTCCCCGGCGCGACCGACCTCGACGCGTACGCGGCCGCGGACCCCTCGGGGCTCCGCCGGGCAATCGAGGCGTTCGACGACGCCGACTACGTGTTCGTCGACGCGGGCGCCGGGCTCTCGCACGACTCCACGATGCCGCTCGCGATCGCCGACGAGACGCTGCTCGTCTCGACCCCGGAGCGGAGCGCCCTCGGCGACACCGAGAAGACGCGACAGCTGACCGAGCGGCTCGGCGGGACCGTCGCGGGCGCCGCGATCACCCGCGTGACGGACGACGCCGACGAGGTGGTCACGACCCTGCTCGACGCCCCCGTCCTCGGGCGGGTCCCGGACGACGAGGCCGTGGCCCGGGCCGCGGCGGCGAACCGCCCGCTGCTCGACGCCGCGCCCGACGCGCCGGCGACGCGGGCGTACAGAGACCTGGCCCGAGCGCTGACCGGCGCGGACGTCGACGGCGCGGGCCTCGACGAGCCCGCGGCCGACGCGGCGACCGTCGCCGGAGCGCGCGCGGGCGACATCGCGGACTCCGGCGCCGCGGAAGACGGCGCCGCGGACGCGGACGAAGTCGTCGAAGAGACCGAAAGCGACGACGAAGACGAGGTCGAACCGGACGCGACACAGGACGACGCGGTGATCGTCGACGACGATGAGCCGGCCGACGACGACGCGCCGGCCGACGACGGGGACGGCGACGACCGAGCGGAAGCGGACGAGCGGGACGGTGTCGAACGCGGAGACGACGAGGATATCATCGTCGCGGACCCCGACGCGACCGGGGTGACGGAGCCGGGCGACGGCGACGACATCATCGTCGCGAGCGAGGACGAGGCGGCGGACGCCGATGCGGACGACGCCGGCGACGAGGAGCTGGACTCCGACGACGGCGACGGAGACGAGACCGGCCTCGACGACGCCGTCACGACCGACACCGGCGACAACGCCGTCACCGAAGACGAGGCGACCGCCGGCGACGAGGGCGGTGCCGACGACGAGACCGACGGTGATGACGAAGTCGATAGCGACGAGGACGAGAGCGCCGCCGAGGAGGAGGCGGGCTCGGGCGCGATTCCCGACGCGGACGAGACGGCGCGCGAGTCGACCGACGAGGACGAACCCGCGAGCGACGGCGCCGTCGACGAGGGGCGAGCGGGCGAGGAACCGACGGCGGCGGACGACGACATCGACGACGAGCTCGCCGGCAGCATCCCGTTCCGCGACGACGACTCCGGGACGATGAACACCGTGCTGTCGGAGGAGGACGGCGAGAGCGAGGCGGACGCGGACGGCGAGCAGGCGGCGGACGACGACAGTGGGGCGAACGACGGGAAAACGGCGGACGAGGAAGAGTCGTCTGCCGATGTCGACGACGAGGAGCCGGAGAAGGACGGCGGGTTCTTCAGCCGGCTCCTCGGCCGGTGA
- a CDS encoding transcriptional regulator, whose protein sequence is MSRTALIGNVTAMLEDAGFLVSDRCAVRPKSFDVAARRDEDLLLLKILGNVDALDAETGAEMRRLGEYLRGTPMVIGVRTRDEELKPGVVYFRHGVPVINPDTAYDLFVEGMPPLIYAAPGGLYVSLDGDLLADEREERGWSLGRLATELGVSRRTVSKYEDGMNASIEVAIQLEELFDQPFSSPVDVLDGADEVRDSEPTPSAPDADPDDEHVLGVLTSAGFTVHPTARAPFKAVSEDEDSPATRVLTGHSAFTAAAEKRARIMSSIGEVARTRSVYFTEEDEKRESVDGTALVSCEELAAVTDPEEIRELIRDRARAPSEA, encoded by the coding sequence ATGTCCCGGACTGCGCTCATCGGGAACGTCACCGCGATGCTGGAGGACGCGGGGTTCCTCGTCAGCGACCGGTGTGCGGTCCGGCCCAAGAGCTTCGACGTGGCGGCCCGCCGCGACGAGGACCTCCTCCTCCTGAAAATCCTGGGTAACGTCGACGCGCTCGACGCGGAGACCGGCGCGGAGATGCGCCGGCTCGGCGAGTACCTCAGGGGGACGCCGATGGTGATCGGGGTCCGCACCCGCGACGAGGAGCTGAAGCCCGGCGTCGTCTACTTCAGGCACGGCGTCCCGGTGATCAACCCGGACACCGCCTACGACCTGTTCGTCGAGGGGATGCCGCCGCTCATCTACGCCGCCCCCGGCGGGCTGTACGTCAGCCTCGACGGCGACCTGCTCGCCGACGAGCGCGAGGAGCGCGGCTGGTCGCTCGGCCGCCTCGCGACCGAGCTGGGCGTCTCCCGGCGCACGGTCTCGAAGTACGAGGACGGGATGAACGCCTCCATCGAGGTGGCGATCCAGCTGGAGGAGCTGTTCGACCAGCCGTTCTCTAGCCCCGTCGACGTGCTCGACGGCGCGGACGAGGTCCGCGACTCGGAGCCGACGCCCTCGGCGCCCGACGCCGACCCGGACGACGAACACGTCCTCGGCGTGCTCACGAGCGCCGGCTTCACCGTCCACCCGACCGCCCGCGCCCCCTTCAAGGCCGTCTCGGAGGACGAGGACAGCCCCGCGACGCGCGTGCTCACCGGCCACTCGGCGTTCACCGCCGCGGCCGAGAAGCGCGCCCGGATCATGTCCTCCATCGGCGAGGTGGCACGGACCCGCTCGGTGTACTTCACCGAGGAGGACGAGAAGCGCGAGTCCGTCGACGGCACCGCCCTCGTCTCCTGTGAAGAGCTCGCGGCGGTCACCGACCCAGAGGAGATCCGCGAGCTGATCCGCGACCGCGCCCGCGCCCCCTCGGAGGCCTGA
- a CDS encoding tRNA(Ile)(2)-agmatinylcytidine synthase — MPIVAVDDTDSRERGMCTTYVATRIAERLADDGGRVRRRLLVRLNPAVKHKTRGNAAVALHVAGVDAERAATVAVETVEEFAAAADPRTSPGVVVADRDVDGDPFDPTGSPIPDEISGFARRALRERLSVGEAVELAEEHGFRHAAVGSAGGADGADDADAVAGRGRIGALAAVGAPAAFDDWTFERISYRELDRCGTPRDIDAESVFAAADEGYPTVWDTVDRETGATVCVPNAPGPILHGIRGDDPAACREAAAGIDGETVDRAATFLTNQGTDAHLAPGRIGDLRDGAGYRVAGVVASAPETRQGGHVHVEVASDAPGDGASEGGPAADRDTLRAVAFAPTGRFRDRVRALRPGDRVTLCGEHEVREHEVREHEVRDDADGSENTLKLEKFAVRDLVRTAPAVPTCPDCGRSMSSAGSGQGYRCRDCGTSAPGKAAEPIERDLEAGWYEVPPSARRHVAKPLVRGGFDAPTHPER; from the coding sequence ATGCCGATCGTCGCCGTCGACGACACCGACTCCCGCGAGCGCGGGATGTGCACGACGTACGTCGCGACGCGGATCGCGGAGCGGCTCGCGGACGACGGGGGGCGAGTCCGCCGACGGCTGCTCGTGCGCCTGAACCCGGCCGTGAAGCACAAGACGCGCGGGAACGCCGCGGTCGCGCTCCACGTCGCCGGCGTCGACGCGGAGCGGGCCGCGACCGTCGCAGTCGAGACGGTCGAGGAGTTCGCCGCGGCCGCGGACCCGCGGACTTCCCCCGGCGTCGTCGTCGCCGACCGCGACGTCGACGGCGACCCCTTCGACCCGACCGGATCGCCGATCCCCGACGAGATTTCCGGGTTCGCCCGCCGCGCGCTCCGCGAGCGGCTCTCCGTCGGGGAGGCGGTCGAGTTGGCCGAGGAACACGGGTTCCGACACGCCGCGGTGGGCTCGGCGGGCGGGGCGGACGGAGCGGACGACGCCGACGCCGTCGCGGGACGGGGGCGGATCGGCGCGCTCGCGGCGGTCGGCGCGCCGGCCGCGTTCGACGACTGGACCTTCGAGCGCATCTCCTACCGCGAGCTCGACCGCTGCGGGACGCCCCGCGACATCGACGCCGAGAGCGTCTTCGCCGCCGCCGACGAGGGGTACCCGACCGTCTGGGACACCGTCGACCGCGAGACCGGCGCGACCGTCTGCGTCCCGAACGCCCCCGGCCCGATCCTCCACGGGATCCGCGGCGACGACCCGGCCGCGTGTCGCGAGGCCGCGGCCGGTATCGACGGCGAGACGGTCGACCGCGCCGCGACGTTCCTGACGAACCAGGGCACCGACGCGCACCTCGCGCCCGGTCGGATCGGCGACCTCCGCGACGGCGCCGGCTACCGCGTCGCGGGCGTGGTGGCGAGCGCGCCGGAGACGAGACAGGGGGGGCACGTCCACGTAGAGGTCGCGAGCGACGCCCCCGGGGACGGGGCGAGCGAGGGCGGTCCGGCCGCGGACCGCGACACCCTCCGCGCCGTCGCGTTCGCGCCCACGGGGCGGTTCCGCGACCGGGTGCGCGCGCTCCGGCCGGGCGACCGCGTTACCCTCTGCGGCGAACACGAGGTACGAGAACACGAGGTGCGGGAACACGAGGTGCGAGACGACGCGGACGGGTCCGAGAACACGCTGAAGCTGGAGAAGTTCGCCGTCCGCGACCTCGTCCGAACGGCGCCCGCGGTGCCGACGTGTCCCGACTGCGGGCGGTCGATGTCCTCGGCGGGGAGCGGGCAGGGGTACCGGTGTCGCGACTGCGGGACGAGCGCGCCGGGGAAGGCCGCGGAACCGATCGAGCGCGACCTCGAAGCCGGGTGGTACGAGGTGCCGCCGAGCGCGCGCCGCCACGTCGCGAAGCCCCTCGTCCGCGGCGGGTTCGACGCGCCGACGCACCCGGAGCGGTGA
- a CDS encoding VOC family protein gives MTGIVFHATERRDAVVEFYRERLGATVRLEQPDCTILAFDGFLFGFCERDEADDCGILTFVYPDREGVDAAAGRLGDAVVKEPRENETYGIYQCFAEDPEGRTVECQVFLDDSVDIE, from the coding sequence GTGACCGGTATCGTCTTCCACGCGACGGAGCGGCGCGACGCGGTCGTCGAGTTCTACCGCGAGCGGCTCGGCGCGACCGTGCGGCTCGAACAGCCCGACTGCACGATCCTGGCGTTCGACGGGTTCCTGTTCGGCTTCTGCGAGCGCGACGAGGCCGACGACTGCGGGATACTCACCTTCGTCTACCCGGACCGAGAGGGGGTCGACGCCGCCGCCGGTCGGCTGGGCGACGCGGTCGTGAAAGAGCCGAGAGAGAACGAGACGTACGGCATTTACCAGTGTTTCGCCGAGGACCCGGAGGGCCGGACCGTCGAGTGTCAGGTCTTCTTGGACGACAGCGTCGACATCGAGTAG